A genomic stretch from Planctomycetia bacterium includes:
- the kdsA gene encoding 3-deoxy-8-phosphooctulonate synthase, producing MRSGLRVTTSADNPVQIGPYRVGRGQPLLLIAGPCVLETESLALRIAETLQTLAERLPAQLIFKASYDKANRTSGNAFRGLGVEEGLRILEKVRQTTGLPVTTDIHESHQAAPVAEVCEVLQIPAFLARQTDLLVAAAKTGRAVNVKKGQFMAPGDMRHVVGKLTESGCGRILLCERGTFFGYGRLVNDFRAIPQMQALGAPVIFDATHSVQEPGALDGRTGGNRAMIEPLARAAVAVGADGLFFETHPDPDSSPSDGPNMIPLDQFGAMLERLWRIRETIEGLRE from the coding sequence ATGCGGAGCGGCTTGCGCGTGACCACTTCGGCGGACAACCCAGTACAGATCGGTCCCTACCGCGTCGGGCGCGGGCAGCCACTGCTGTTAATCGCCGGGCCGTGCGTGCTGGAGACAGAATCGCTCGCCCTCCGCATCGCCGAAACGCTCCAGACCCTGGCCGAAAGGCTGCCGGCGCAGCTCATTTTCAAGGCCTCCTACGACAAAGCAAACCGGACCAGTGGCAACGCCTTCCGCGGCCTGGGTGTTGAGGAAGGCCTGCGCATCTTGGAGAAAGTCCGCCAAACAACCGGCTTGCCGGTGACGACCGATATTCATGAATCGCACCAGGCGGCGCCAGTGGCCGAGGTCTGCGAGGTACTCCAGATTCCTGCCTTCCTCGCCCGGCAAACCGACCTCTTGGTCGCCGCCGCAAAAACTGGTCGAGCAGTGAACGTCAAAAAAGGTCAGTTCATGGCCCCCGGCGATATGCGGCACGTCGTCGGTAAGTTGACGGAATCCGGCTGTGGCAGGATTCTGCTCTGCGAGCGCGGCACGTTTTTCGGCTACGGCCGGCTGGTTAACGATTTTCGCGCCATTCCCCAGATGCAGGCGCTCGGCGCCCCGGTGATCTTTGACGCCACGCACAGCGTACAAGAACCTGGGGCCCTGGACGGACGCACTGGCGGCAACCGCGCGATGATCGAGCCGCTGGCGCGGGCCGCCGTGGCCGTCGGCGCGGACGGACTCTTCTTCGAAACCCATCCCGACCCCGACTCCTCGCCCAGCGACGGCCCCAACATGATTCCGCTCGACCAGTTCGGCGCGATGCTGGAGCGGCTGTGGCGGATTCGAGAAACCATTGAGGGATTGCGTGAATAG